Within the Elusimicrobium sp. An273 genome, the region TATGAGCGGCGTAGGCTTTGAAAGCGGCGGCCTGGCGGCGGCGCACGCCATTCACAACGGGCTGACCGTCCTGCCGCAGACGCATCCGTTTATGCACGGCGAGAAAGTGGCTTTTGGCCTGTTGGTGCAGCTGGCCTTGGAAAACGCCCCGCAAGTGGAATTTAACGAAGTGCTTTCGTTCTGCCGCCGGGTCGGCCTGCCCACCAATTTGGCGGCCTTGGGGCTGGAAAACGTGTCCGACGACGAACTTCAACAAGTGGCCGCCGCCAGCTGCGCCGAAGGCGAAACCATGCACAATATGCCTTTTGCCGTTACGCCGCAGGCGGTGTTTGCGGCCCTTAAAATAGCCGATAAGTTAGGCGCCTGACGGCCCGCTGTTCTGTGTTTTGCCCGCCCCGGGTTTCCCCCCGGGGCGGCTGTTTTTCCCCCTCTTAAATTGGTAAAATGTAAATAAGCGCGTAACGTCACATTACGCGAAGAAACCAAGCAAAGAGGACTTACGAATTATGTTACCCAAAGCGTACGAACCGCAGGAAGTAGAACAAAAACTAGCAGACAAATGGCAAAAAGCCAAATTATTTGCCGCCCATGTAGACCCCGCCAAAAAACCTTTTGTAATCGTCATTCCGCCGCCCAACATTACGGGTGCGCTGCACATGGGGCACGCCTCCACCAATACTTTGCAGGACGTGCTGATCCGCGCCCATCGGATGTTTGGCGAAAACGCCTACTGGGTGCCCGGCACCGACCACGGCGGTATCGCTACGCAAAACGTAATTGAAAAGAAACTCGCTAAAGAAGAACACAAATCCCGCCACGACTTGGGGCGCGAAGCCTTTGTCCAAACCGTATGGGACTGGTACAACGAATGCGGAAACGCCATTTTCAACCAGTTCCGCAAAATGGGCTGGAGTTTGGATCTGTCCGACATCCGCTTTACCATGGACGAAAAACGCGCCAAAGCCGTATACGAATGCTTCCGCCAATGGTGGGATAAAAAATACATCTACCGCGGCAAACGCCTGATCAACTGGTGCGTACGCTGTTCCACCGCGTTGTCCGACATTGAAGTGGAACACGAACAGCACGCCGGCAAATTGTGGTACCTGCGCTATAAAGGCGAAGACGGCTCGGACGGCATCGTCATTGCCACCACCCGCCCCGAAACCATTTACGCCGACGCCGCCATCGCCGTCAACCCCAAAGACGAACGCTACAAAAATATGGTGGGCAAGAAAGTCATCATCCCGCTGGCCAACCGCGCCATCCCGATTATTGCCGACGAGGCCGTAGAACTGGGCTTCGGCACGGGCGCTTTAAAAATCACCCCGGCGCACGACGCAACCGACTACGAAGTCGGCCAGCGCCACAACCTGCCCATTATGACGGTGATCAACGACAAAGGCAAGATGATTAACTGCCCCGAAAAATACCTGGGCATGGACCGCGAACTCTGCCGCAAGGAAACCGTCAAAGATTTAGACGCCGCCGGCCTCTTGGTAAAAGAAGAAAAATACAACAACGCCGTTTCCACCTGCTACCGCTGCCACAGCGCCATTGAACCGTTTATGAGCGAGCAATGGTTCGTCAAAATGGACAAGCTGGCCCAGCCCGCCATTGAGGCCGCCGAATCCGGCGCCTTGCAGTTTCACCCGGCCAACTGGAAAAACCCCTTCTTAAACTGGCTGAAAAACATTCAGGACTGGTGCATCTCCCGCCAGATTTGGTGGGGGCACCGCATTCCGGTGTGGTACTGCCGCCACTGCAGCGAAAAAGGCCTTACCTTTGCGACCGATCAGCAAGGGCGCGAACAATTAACCAAAGTATCGTTTGAAGACGGCGCCCAGCCGATCGTTTCTTACGAAAAACCCGAAAAATGCCCCGTTTGCGGCGGGCACGACTTGGTGCAAGACCCCGACGTGCTGGACACGTGGTTCTCTTCCGCACTGTGGCCGATTTCCGTATTCGGCTGGCCGGAAAAAACGCCGGAAATGGATTACTTTTACCCCACCAGCGTCATGGTAACCGGGTATGAAATCCTGTACCTGTGGGTTGCCCGTATGGTAATGACCGGGCTGGACTTTACAGGCAAACTGCCGTTTAAAGACGTGTATTTAAACGGCATCGTGCGCGACAAACACGGGCAGAAAATGTCCAAATCCAAAGGAAACGTCATTGACCCGTTGGATATGACCGCCAAATACGGCACGGACGCCGTGCGCTTTTCGCTTTTGATGCAGGCCGTCCCCAGCAAAGACATCCCGTATTCCGAAGACAGCATCACCGGCGCGCGCAACTTCTGCAACAAGCTCTATAACGCTTCGCGCTTTATCTTGATGAATATGGAAGGCATCCAAGGCCCGCTGGCTATGCCCAAAGAAGTAACCGAACTGGCGGACAAATGGATTTTAGACCGCTTTGCCCACGCCATTAAAACCGCCCGTGAAGGCATTGAAAAATACAACCTCGCGCTGACGGCAAACACCTTGTACCACTTCCTGTGGGGCGATTTCTGCGACTGGTACGTGGAGCTGGCCAAACAACGCTTCCAAACCCAAGAAAAAGAAAAAGTAATGGCGCTGTGCGTAAACATCCTCTACAACACCTTAAAAGCACTGCACCCGTTAATTCCGTATATCACCGAAGAAATTGCCTCTTCGCTGCGCCCGTATGTGGCGGCCGAAGGCGGGGAATTCCTGCTGCAGCAAGCCTACCCGGAATTTGACCCGGCCCTGTGCGATAAAGAAGCCGTACGCAAAATGGAAATTATCCAAGGCGTTACGCGCGAAATCCGCACCATCCGCGCTCAGTTTAACGTGCCGCCCGCTTTGAAGATCAGCGCCGTTTTAACGGCCAAGGACGAAGCGGATTTGGCCGTCGTAAAAGAATACGAAGGCTACATTAAACTCATGGCCAAAGTACAAAAACTGGATATCGGCGTAAATTTGGCAAAGCCCAAACAAACCGCCACCGCCGTGTTTGAAAACATCGCCATCTATGTCCCGCTGACGGGCCTGATTGACTTTGAAAAAGAAAAGAAACGCCTGGAAAAGGACTTAGCCGCCGCCAAGGCCAACATCGCTTCGCGCGAAGCGCGCCTGGCGCAGGAAAACTTTATCAAACACGCGCCCAAAGAACAAATTGAAAAGACGAAGAACGAACTGGCCGCCGCCAAAGTGGCGCTGGCGCAGGTAACGGCTTCGCTGGAGGATTTGGCCTGATGAACAAATACGTGAAAACCGCACTACTGGCCGCCGTCTGCTTCCTGCCGCTGGCGGCCGCCGCACAGGAAATGGATTGGAAGTCCGTTACCCGCTATAATAAAGCCGAAGCCAAAAAACAACTGACCGAACGCTTTACCAAATACGTAACGTTTGACACCCAATCCAGCGACCAAACGGACAAAGTGCCCAGCACCGAAGGGCAAACGAAATTCGCCAAAACGCTGGTCAAAGAACTTAAGAAAAACGGCGCCAAAAACGTAAAAATGGACAAAAACGGCATCGTGACGGCCGACATTCCGGCCAATTCCGACCGCAACGCCCCGACCGTCGCTTTCTTGGCGCATATGGACACGGCGCTGGAAGTTTCCGGCAAAGACGTCATCCCGCAGGTACACGCCAACTACCAAGGGGGCGACATCGTCATCAACGCCCCGCGCAAGCTGGTGCTAAACGCAGCCAATTCTCCCCAGCTCGCCCGTGCCCGCGGGCACGATATCGTTACCGCGTCGGGCGGTACGCTCTTGGGCGCGGACGACAAAACCGGCATTGCCGTTATCATGACTATGGTGCAATACCTGTATGACCATCCCCAAATGCAGCACGGCCCCCTTAAAATTGCTTTCACGCCCGACGAGGAAACCGGCGCCGGCGTGGCCCGCTTTGACGTGGCTTCCTTCGGGGCGGACTATGCCTATACGCTAGACGGCATGGATACGGGCGCCCTTACGAACGAAACCTTCAACGCCAAAGCGTTTACCGCCGTGTTTGAAGGCATGCGCTCCGTACACCCCGGCGAAGCGATGAATTCCGCGTTTTCCGACAATGTGCTGATGGCTTCCGACTTTCACACCCTGCTTCCCCGCCACCGCCGCCCCGAAACCACTTCGGGCCGCCGCGGGTTTATCTTGGTGGACTCCATTACCACCCAAGGCGATAAAACCGAAGTAAAAGGAATTATCCGCGCCTTTACGGACGAAGAAATGCAGGACTTGGTAAACGAAGTAACCCGCGCGTTTAATACCGTCAAGGGAATGAACTACAAGGGCAAAGGATTCTCGCTTACCTTTACCGACCAATATAAAAACATGAAACAGGCCCTGCCCGAACAAGTGGTTTCGCTGGCGCAGCTGGCCATGCAAAACGAAGATATTACCCCCGTATTAACCGCCGCCCGCGGCGGGACGGACGGCTCCGCCCTGTCGTTTATGGGACTGCCGACGCCGGATCTTTTTGCCGGGCAATTCAACGTCCACAGCGAATACGAATACGCCGATGTGGATGTGATGGAAGCCTCCCTGCGCACGGTGCTGCGGCTCATCTCGCTGTGGCATATGCAGCAGCCCGCCCAATAAAACCCGCTGTTTTGATTGCCCGCCCCGCCTCAAACGGGGCGGTTTTTTATGCCCAAAAAAGACCTAAACCCGCCTAGGTCTTTTGGCCCTTGCGGTTTTTAGCGCCAGATTAATACAATGAGAAAGAAGAGATTGCGTGACGTGTTTTGCAACTATTTTTGAACCAAGGAGAACAACATGAAAAAACTTTTGGCATGGCCTCTTGTTGCGGCGTTGTTTTTAAGCGGCGCAACGGCATTTGCCCAAGGCATGATTGCCGACAAATACCGCGCCGAGATGTTGCCGCGTTTTGTGTCTTATGTGCAAATTGACAGCATGAGCGACAACCGGGCGGAATGGATGACCCCCGGCCAAGAAAAAATGGCCCAGTTTCTGTACGACGAAATCAAGGCGTTTGGGTTTCCGACTTACTTTTCCAAGGACAAATACATCTATGTAAACATCCCGTCCAACCTCAAAACCCGCAAAGCCCCCAAATTGGGTCTCAGCGCCCACTACGACACCACGCCGGACATCATCGGCAACGGCGTCAAACCGCAGGTAATCAAAAATTACGACGGCAATCCGATCGTGCTGAAAAACAACCACGTCATCAATTTTAAAAGCGATCCCTACCTGAAGAACATGATTGGCAAAACCATCGTTACTTCCGACGGCACCACCAACCTGGGTGCCGATGACAAAGCCGGCCTTACCATTATTGTAACGTTGTTGCAAACCCTGGCGGAAAACCCCAAAATGCCGCACGGCCCGATTGATATCGTGCTGACGCCGAACGAAGACGTAGGACGCAGCGCCGAACGCTTGGAGCTGGAATACTATCATCCGGACTATGCGTACGATTTTGACGGCGGCGTGAACGGCGAAGTCGTAATTGCCAACTTCTCAGCCGACCGCGTGGTGGTTACGGCCCAAGGCGTAAACGGGCACCAATCGTATGCGGCCGACAACGGCTACCTCAATTCCGTTAAACCCATCGCAGATTTAATTGCGGTCGCGGTCCCAACCAAATTCCTGCCCAACCACAGCCGCGGGGATCAAGGATATTTGGAACCGCATCATATTGAATACGATCCCGTCAAAAACACCCATATGGTAGATTGCCGCCTGCGCTATTTTGACCCGGAAGAAGGCAAACGCTATTTGCAAGGCATTCAGCACACGGCCGATAGCCTGCAGCAAGTGTTGGGCACCAAAATTACCGTTGAAATCACCAAGCAATACGAAAACGTGGCCTATGGCGTGAAACCGGAAGCGTTGGGCTTGTTGACGGCTGCCATGAAAGAAGCCGGAGTAACCCCCAAAACGCAAAAAGAACGCGCGGGCACCACTTCTGCCATGATTATGGCCAAACACGGTTTTGGCGGATACACGGTATTTACCGGGCAGAACAATCCGCACGCGTTTACCGAATGGCTGAGTGAAGAAGATATGTTTAAAGCTTATAAAGTAGCTTTAAACCTGGTAAAACAAGTAGCCCAGATGAACGCGACCAAATAACGTATGAAAATTTTAATTGCTACGGGCAATCCGCATAAATTTAAAGAGCTCATTCATATTTTGCCCGCCAAATTAAAAAACGGGACGCCGATAGAATATGTAAGCCTGGCTGATTTTAAAGGGCTTACGCTTCCGCCGGAAACCGGAAACACGCTGGAAGACAACGCGGAAACAAAAGCCGTTTATGCCGCGCGCGAGAGCGGTCTGCCGGCGGTGTCGGACGATACCGGCCTAGAAGTAAAATTTTTACATGGCGCCCCGGGCGTCCATACGGCCCGTTACGCCGGCGAACACGCCGACGCGGACGACAACAACCGCAAGCTTTTAGCCGCCTTGGAAGGGCAGTTATTGCCCGCCCGGGCGGCCAGTTTTCGCACGGTAGCCTGTTTGGCTACCCCGCAAGGGCGCGTGCAGCTGTTTGACGGCACGCTCGACGGCTTTATCGGCTTTGGATACAAGGGCGAAAACGGATTCGGTTATGATCCTATTTTTCTGGTGGGATCCTCCCAAAAAACACTGGCTGAATTGACGGAACGTGAAAAAAATCAAATCAGCCACCGAGCCAAGGCATTTAAAAAGCTGGCGGATCATTTAGTCCTTCTTAAAAACAGAAAATAATAAAACCCCCGGTCAAAACCGGGGGTTTTTAACATCGGCACTCTTTGCTAAAGGCAGGCCCTAGAAAAAACTAATTCACTTGCCGAAAGCGGCCTTGCCTGCAAACAATTAAAAACCTCCGACAGATTTATCGGAGGTTTTTTGGAGATATTTCCATACACTTAAATTTCTATCACTAACATCGCCGGCTTAATCAGCCACAGCAGGTTAATCAGGGCGCCCAGGCTTAAAAACGGGCCGAACGGAATGGCGTCGCCGCCTTTTTTCCCTTTAAAAATCATCAAAAACAGGGCATACACCAATCCGAAAAACGAGGCAAACACTACCGTGGTAATCACGCCTTCCCAACCGATAAACGCGCCTACGCCGCCCATCAGCTTCACGTCGCCCCCGCCCATGGCTTCCTTCTTAAACATCCACGTTCCTATCAGCGCTATGGCCAACACGCCAAACAATCCTACGCCCGCACCCAACAGCGAGCTAAGCTCCTTCTGCCACCAAACGCCGGAAAAATTGGGGTTGGCCCACGCAAAAGCAAGGCCCAGCACAATCAGCCCCAGCGAAAACCGGTCTGGGATAATCATTAGTTCCAAATCAATTACAGAAAGAATAATCAGCGCATATACCGCCGCCACGGTAACAAACGTCCATACGCTAAGTCCAAACCGCCACACGAATAACACCGTCAGCGCCCCCGTAAGCAGTTCCACCACCGGGTATTGCAGCGAAATAGGCTGCTTGCAGCTGCGGCACTTGCCCCGCAGCCATAAGTAACTCAGCACGGGGATATTGTCGTACCATTTAATCCGTGCGTTGCAGCCCGGGCACGAAGACGGCGGCCACACGATGGACTTGTCCCGCGGAATGCGGTAAATGCACACATTTAAAAAACTGCCAAACAGCAAGCCAAAAATGCCTGCAAAACATAAAATCAGCGTATCCATAAATCCTCTTTACAGTAAGACATAAAAATCCCCCGCCCAAAAAGCGGGGGCTTAAATCAGTGGGTGTTCCAAGGCTTGCCGTAGCTGTCTTCTTTATCCGTGTTGACAAAGAAGTCGCCGTAGCGCGGATCCGTCGGATCGTTTACATACGCCCAGCCGCCCGTTTTGGTAAAGCATTGTTCGAAGTTCCCGACGGAAACATGCGAAGAGGGCGTATACCCCGGAATAATTGCCTGCGGAATGCTTTCAATATAAGTAGGCACCAAGCTGGATAAGTCATCCGTGGGATAAGTACCCTGATGTTCCCCATAATAAGCGGCAATGGCACTGCGCACTTTCACCAACTGATGTTTGGTGCTTCCTTCCTGCGCTTTATGCACCAGCATGAGAAATTTCGGTACGGTAAACCCCAACAGAAGGGCGAAAACCACCACCGTAATGAGAATTTCCGTTACCGTAAATCCTTTTTTCATAAGCACCTCTACTTAAAGTTCAGTGAAACCAGCGCAAACACCTTTGCATCGCCCAGCGTATTCTTGATGCTGGAATACTCGTTGGGTTGGTGCGCCATTTCATCTAATTTGGAGTATACTACCGCCGGATAGCCCGCATTGCGTAAATAAGCGCCTACGGTTCCGCCGCCCACGCCCATGGTGCGGGGCGTATTTTTATAAACGCTTTTTACGGCCGTATGCGTCAGCTTTACGACCAACGCATTTTTATCCGTCGGCTTAGATCCTTCGTTGATAACGGGCTCTATTTTAATCTTCACTTTAAACTGTTTTTCAACGCCTTTGGCAATTTTGGCAATTTCTTTAAGGACTTCTTCATTGCTATAGCACGGCAAAATGCGGCAGTCCAAATAAAACACATCCGTTCCCGGAATGGTGTTTACATTGGGCACGTTGGCTTCGCGTTTGGTCGGCTCAAAGGTGCTGGCGCTTTCCGGGGCGAACAATTTGTCTTTTTTATTGAACTTTTTGTACAAATCGTCCAATTTGGTTACAAAATAAGCGGAAGCCCGGTGGGCATTGATGCCGCTGTGCGGAGTGGAAGCATGGGTCTGCACGCCGCAAACGGTAAATTTCACCCACAGCATATTTTTTTCGGCCACTTCCACCATCGTGCCTTCGGCGTTGCCGCCGTCCGGCACCAAGAAGACGTCTTCTTTTCCAAACGTCTTACCGTGTTTTTTAAGAATGGCGCTGATGCCATATACGCTGCCGATTTCTTCATCCGCATTGAGAAGCAGGGCATAGTTGCACGGAGGGCGAACACCGCAGTCCATCATGGCTTTCACGGCCAATACGCCCGATACCAAACCTTGTTGGTTGTCTTCCGAACCGCGGCCGTAAATTTTATCCCCTTTGACCACCGCTTTAAACGGATCGGTTTTCCAAAGCGACAAATCCCCCGGAGGCACCACATCCATATGCGCCATTACCCACATCGTTTTTTGTTTATTCTGCCCATAGTATTTGGCTACAATGTTGGGGCGGATGCCGTCTTTGGCTTTAGGATCTTTGATGTTGATCATATAGAGTTCGTCAAACTTCATTTGTTTTAAGACGGACATCAAATAAGCAGCTTTGGCATTTTCCCCCAGGCCGCCGCTATGCGGCGAAACGGCCGGGCAGGCAATCATATGGGTTTGCAAATCAATTACCGTTTGTTTATAGGAATCAATTTTCTTCAGCAAGTCTTTTTCCATTCTTTCCTCCGTGCGCCGGTTTAAATCGGGTTGGGCACGTCAATAAATTCGGTTTGTACGTCAAATCGTTTGGCCACCAGCTCCATCAGAGCCAGCACGCCCGGCTTTTCGGAATTGTAATGCCCTAAGGCGATACAATTCAGTTTTCCTTCCCGGCACCACTCCTGGGCGGGTTCATCCAAGGCACCGGTAACATACAAATCCAACTTTTGGGCAATGGCCTGCGGAATCATACTGTACGCGCCTCCGCTTACCACCCCCACCGTTTCTATGCGTTTAGGGCCGTACGCCAGCACTTGGGCGCGGGCCCCGCAATAGGCTTGCAGCGTGCGGGCAACATCTTCCACGCTGCAGGGCGGCACATAACCGCAAAAACCAATTTGCACGCCGTGATATTCCCCAAACGGCTTTAACCGTTCCGCCCGCAGGGCACGCATCAAACACGCATTGTGCCCCACCACGGGATGAAGATCCAGCGGCAAATGATAACCGGCTAAATTCAAATCGTTCTTGAGCAAAAACGCAATCCGTTCCCGAAACAACCCCGTAATCGGCTGTTCCTGCCCCCATAAAAGGCCGTGGTGCACCACGATTAAGTCCGCTCCCGCGGCTTTGGCTTTTCTAAACAGTTCCAGCGAGGCGGACACGCCAAACACAATTTTCCCCACGCGCGGCGTTCCCGCCACTTGCAAACCGTTGCGGCTGGCATCGGGAATTTGGGCACTGTTTAGGTAAGTATCCAAAAAACGGATGACGTCTTCACAATTGACCATAGAATTATGTTATCATTTTATAAGGATGAAAAGAATACTTTTTTTGCTGTTTTCTCTCTTCGTATTTGAGGCCGCGGTACACCCCCAAAACATCCCCACCGCGCCTTATCTGCCCGCCCAAGGCCGTTCATCCGCTCCAAACGATTCCATTACGGTGCAATTTCCCTATGAAAAAATGACCGTTACCCGGGGCGCCGCGCGCATTTTTTTATTTGGGCAAATTCATTTGTCCGGCCCGGTAAAGCTGGATATCAACGGGGAAAGCGTCCCCGTGCAGGAAAACGGCACTTTTATCGCGTTTTTGCCCGTTAAAAGCGGCGAATTTGAATTTTTGCTTACCGCCTCCAACGGGCGGGAGACGGTGCAAGCCGTCCGGCGCATTGTGGTGCCGGGAGTGGATATTAAAGATTTTTCGTCCCGGGCGGAATTTGACCCGGAGGAAATTTTTCCGCAATCGCCCGCCGAATTATTGCCCGGCGATGTGGTGGGGCTATATGTACGCGGCACGCCGGGAGCGGAAGTAACGTTTACCCTCTCGGGCCTAAAAGACGCCAAAAACATTCCGATGAAAGAAGATGTTTCTTCTCCGGGGATGTACCGCGCCAAATACTTAATCCGCGAAGACCAAAAGCCCAAGACGGCAAAAATAACGTACAACATGGAAAACGGCCCCGACGGCAGCAAGGCCAAAATCACGGCGCCCGCGCGCTTGAAAGTGCTGGACGCCAAAGACCCCTTCACCCGCGCCCAAGTGCTTTCCGCCGGGGTAAAACTGCGCAAAATTCCCACGCCGCGCGAAAATTTGTATCCTTTCTACCGCGCCTACGGGGAAGTGCTGCTAAACGGCCGCATGAACGGGCAGTACCGCATTGCTTTAAACGAAAACGAATCGGCCTGGCTGGAAGAAAAGAATTTAAAAACCTTGCTCTTTTCCGGCTATACGCCCAACCGCATTACCGAACTGAAAACCACCGCCCTGCCGGATAAGACGCGTTTGTCCTTTGCCGGCAGCCGCATCATTCCCATCAGCGTCCACGAATTTAACGACCGCATGGAACTGACGCTCTACTATACAGACGGTTTTGACGAAAACTATAGTTTTGACACCACCAGCCCCATTATTGAAAGCATTACCTGGTCGCAGCCGGCCCGGGATACGCTGTTGTTTAAAATTTATTTTAAAAAAGATTCCCCTCTTTGGGGTCACGCTTACGATTTTGAAGGCAACAACCTGATTATAGATTTAATGCACCGCCCGGGGTTGACCCCTACAAAAGACAAGCCGCTGCAAGGCGCGCGCATTTTATTAGACGCCGGGCACAGCCCCCGCCGCACCGTTCCGTACGACGGCGCCGTCGGGCCGAGCGGCTACTTGGAATACGAGGCCAACCTGGCCTTGGCCGAAGATTTAAAACCGCTTCTGGAAAAAGCCGGTGCCACCGTGATTATGACGCGCCACGGCAACAACCGCATGAGCCTGCAAAACCGCTACCAATTGGCACTTAAGGAAAAAGCGCATATCTTTGTCAGCCTGCACTACAACGCCTTGCCGGAAACCGTCAACCCGCTGGCCCGCGCGCGGGGTTTTTCCGTGTATTACAACTATCCCCACAGCTTTAAGCTGGCCCAATCCGTTTACGACGCGTTCACCCGCCATGTACCCCTGCCCGATAACGGCATGATTGCC harbors:
- a CDS encoding N-acetylmuramoyl-L-alanine amidase family protein encodes the protein MKRILFLLFSLFVFEAAVHPQNIPTAPYLPAQGRSSAPNDSITVQFPYEKMTVTRGAARIFLFGQIHLSGPVKLDINGESVPVQENGTFIAFLPVKSGEFEFLLTASNGRETVQAVRRIVVPGVDIKDFSSRAEFDPEEIFPQSPAELLPGDVVGLYVRGTPGAEVTFTLSGLKDAKNIPMKEDVSSPGMYRAKYLIREDQKPKTAKITYNMENGPDGSKAKITAPARLKVLDAKDPFTRAQVLSAGVKLRKIPTPRENLYPFYRAYGEVLLNGRMNGQYRIALNENESAWLEEKNLKTLLFSGYTPNRITELKTTALPDKTRLSFAGSRIIPISVHEFNDRMELTLYYTDGFDENYSFDTTSPIIESITWSQPARDTLLFKIYFKKDSPLWGHAYDFEGNNLIIDLMHRPGLTPTKDKPLQGARILLDAGHSPRRTVPYDGAVGPSGYLEYEANLALAEDLKPLLEKAGATVIMTRHGNNRMSLQNRYQLALKEKAHIFVSLHYNALPETVNPLARARGFSVYYNYPHSFKLAQSVYDAFTRHVPLPDNGMIANDVLFIPRIPQLPSILVENAYLILPEQEQMAKTADGRSAFVQALYEGILDFYGVKPRPEKKPLRRNAFKKPGRRIF